One stretch of Armigeres subalbatus isolate Guangzhou_Male chromosome 2, GZ_Asu_2, whole genome shotgun sequence DNA includes these proteins:
- the LOC134214611 gene encoding cuticle protein-like, which yields MAFLFKSIICATLLSLAVAEYGVEEDIHEHHQPGFSYAKFSGPVSGPAHEVHIVDKHGHGHTIDYVAKPDYHFEYGVEDPKSKVSQSRKEQRHEDDLHGEYAVQQPDGKLRVVKYTANKHSGFHAEVLIDGKPLHEEELAKLAHEAQEQAARAHEQQHEEPASYGGHEEQTYEGGEASYGGEEGGEEYYH from the coding sequence TCCATCATTTGCGCTACCCTGCTGTCGCTGGCAGTGGCCGAGTACGGCGTCGAAGAGGACATCCACGAGCATCACCAGCCGGGATTCTCGTACGCTAAGTTTAGCGGCCCAGTCAGCGGGCCGGCCCACGAAGTCCACATCGTAGACAAGCACGGCCACGGGCACACGATCGATTATGTGGCCAAGCCGGACTACCACTTCGAGTACGGAGTTGAGGACCCCAAGAGCAAGGTTTCGCAGAGTCGCAAGGAACAGCGCCACGAGGATGATCTGCACGGCGAGTACGCGGTACAGCAGCCGGACGGCAAGCTGCGCGTCGTCAAGTACACCGCCAACAAGCACTCGGGATTTCACGCTGAAGTGTTGATCGATGGAAAACCGCTGCACGAGGAGGAGCTGGCCAAGCTGGCGCACGAAGCCCAGGAACAGGCAGCCAGAGCCCACGAGCAGCAGCACGAGGAACCAGCCTCGTACGGTGGCCACGAAGAGCAGACCTACGAAGGCGGTGAAGCATCCTACGGTGGCGAAGAGGGTGGTGAAGAGTACTACCATTGA